In Oryza sativa Japonica Group chromosome 3, ASM3414082v1, one DNA window encodes the following:
- the LOC4334547 gene encoding E3 ubiquitin-protein ligase SIRP1-like gives MEQGQGDRYWCHHCEEVIEPVEPDMKCPSCDSGFVEEMGSAGFEPSTNLRSDRISLWAPLLLGMMGGSSRRARRLRRQIMEDDDDDDDDEDDEDDSDHELEDLFRRQRRGSSLVRLLQTLRDDLRGLDDIGRDSDRDRERERRERERLRERERERERMRERERERRRERTESLILINSNNEAIILQGTFGPDDNQDDSSNTSSGVSLGDYFLGPGLDILLQHLAESDLNRSGTPPAKKEAVEALPTVNIQEVLGCSVCLEDFEMGTEAKEMPCQHKFHSQCILPWLELHSSCPICRFQLPTEESKNPCESAGGIVSVNDDGDDAGTSSDVDSANQPGSPIFSALSALFSNPSSSSSSSSDDNAPHSSES, from the coding sequence ATGGAACAAGGTCAGGGAGATAGATACTGGTGCCACCACTGCGAGGAAGTGATCGAACCTGTGGAGCCTGATATGAAGTGTCCTAGCTGTGACAGCGGGTTCGTGGAAGAGATGGGGTCTGCAGGCTTTGAGCCATCGACCAACTTGAGGTCTGATCGTATCTCCCTCTGGGCACCACTGCTGCTCGGGATGATGGGAGGCTCATCGCGGCGAGCAAGGCGGCTCCGAAGGCAGATCATggaggatgatgacgacgacgatgacgatgaggatgatgaagatgattcAGACCATGAGCTTGAAGACTTGTTTAGGAGGCAGAGGAGGGGCTCATCTCTTGTAAGGCTGCTCCAGACCCTCCGGGATGACTTGAGGGGCTTGGATGACATTGGCAGGGATAGTGACAGAGACAGGGAaagggagagaagggagagggagaggctgagggagcgggagagggagagggagaggatgagagagagggagagagaacggAGGAGAGAAAGGACAGAAAGCTTGATACTGATCAACTCCAACAATGAGGCCATTATTCTCCAAGGAACATTTGGACCTGATGACAACCAGGATGACTCGAGCAATACAAGTTCTGGTGTTTCACTTGGTGACTACTTTCTTGGTCCTGGATTAGATATCCTCTTGCAGCATTTGGCGGAAAGTGATCTTAATCGTTCTGGTACACCACCTGCCAAGAAGGAAGCTGTAGAAGCATTGCCAACTGTGAACATCCAGGAAGTGTTAGGCTGTTCTGTCTGTCTTGAGGATTTCGAAATGGGGACAGAAGCGAAGGAGATGCCTTGTCAACATAAGTTCCACTCCCAGTGCATACTTCCATGGCTGGAGCTACACAGTTCTTGCCCAATCTGTAGGTTTCAGTTGCCTACCGAGGAGTCGAAAAACCCATGTGAATCAGCCGGTGGAATTGTGTCAGTGAACGATGATGGAGATGATGCTGGTACAAGTAGTGACGTAGATAGTGCTAACCAACCTGGTAGTCCTATATTCTCTGCTTTGAGTGCACTTTTCTCAAATCCatcatcctcatcctcatcctcatctgATGATAATGCACCACACTCTTCTGAGAGCTGA